The Populus nigra chromosome 4, ddPopNigr1.1, whole genome shotgun sequence genome contains the following window.
AGCAAGGCTAACATTGGAGTTGAtgttaacattgtttttaacCCTTGGAAACTAGCTTCACACTCATTTGACCATTCAAATTGAACTTCCTTTCGAGTTAATCAAGTCATCGGAGAAGCTATTGTTGCATTATTGCCTTTATCGTTTTTGGATCCATAGATATTCCTTTTCCTGATATCACATGCCCCAcatttaagttttgaaaagattatgtgttaattgattgaagttagaagtattaaatttcaaaggttaagagtaaaataattaatatatgaataagatatttaagtaaattaattaatatggttATTGTTGAAACAAGTACATTGTGAGGTGATGCAGATCGTTAGATGTAGGATTTTTCTATTTATGAATTATCATTTTGGAATGCAATATTTATAtgtctttattttctttgaaaacctTTATGTtgtaaaaatcaaatagaagATGTGTAGAATGTAatggatgtgtgtgtgtgtgtgtgtgtgttttaagACAATATGACTCTTAATCTTAATATTGTATTCATTTAGTCTAAATGCATATATGTTGTTAGTTAGCATTTACTACtctttaatgatgaaattgtttagttttcaatttgttttagtaATTCTTTTATGTTGActtgttaattaatattatgaGACTTGAATATATTGATAAGTATAAGTATTGAGAGATTGATTGATGAATAATATGTGATCCAAGATGATTAGATCAAGATAAAGTAGTAATGATACATAATAAAAGTATTGTCGATAACTTTGTACCAACAAAAATAGAGGAAACTTTGGTGagatttcaaccaaaaaaaaattccataatgTTAGACATTATTCAATACTTGACATTTGTAAAGAAATGTTTGAGATTTCATGATATTATAATTTGAGGATGTTACATAAAAAGTCTTCTCTTGAAACATACAAGCCTTTAAATCAAAtgtttattaaagatttcttgGTACAAATGAATCTTAACTGGTCATTGTATTTTTGGGTAAATTAAAGGCGACATGTTAGTCAATTCAATTATTTCAATGTCTACTAATGGCTTTCAAGTGTAAAATGAATGCTTATTGTATTTACACTTAGGTGTTAATTAGAGATATTGAATTCCTTAGTGAGTCTCATTCCAAAGAACACATGATGATAAATAagaaaacttaaattaattatcCACTTACAATGTTTATGCATACACGAGTCTCCACCAATTGGTgtgcaaaaatatttattaggagatacattttaaaaatgaattaccAACATGATTATTCATATCAAGAACACAACCTCACAAAAATAAACCTATAAAGGTTATTGTCCAAACTTGGTTAATAAAAGGACATTTAATACCACTATatcttgttttcaaataaatgtTTCTATAAATGTTACTATTTGGATATTTAGGAGTATGGTATAAAGCTttattcaacaaaaacaaatgagtGAATTTAGTACCATAAGATAAACGAACTTTTATTGTTCATTATCCATAGACCATAGTTACATAAACACATGTTTAGTGACAACCCACCTAGGTTTAGGGCTAGTTCAATTGGGCCCCACATAAGCCTATCCTGGTTATATATTTACATTACCTAAAAAGACCACCAATAATTACAGGTCTTTATTAAGAGTAATTGGTTTTAGATATGTTAGTTCAATAGTCGTTACTAAAGTGAATAAACCCTTACTAGTCATCATCCTGATAGCAATTAGGATTGGAAAAAATGACATGAAGTTTAGAACAAATAAGTTTAAGCCTAAATATCCATTTTGTACCCAGACTTTAACTCATTATAGTAGACTCATTTATACCACTGTAAATAGACCACCAATATAACATGAACAACAACCTATTAAGAATGCAAGACAAGTAATAATCCAGCTTATTTCAGGTAAGATGTTTTaaggtgataatatttttttttagtatgatCAATCCCTTACCTTAGAATTCTAAAAGACCAATTAGGATTTTCCTGTGACCATAAATACTAGGTGACATCTCATTTATATATAACATAAGTTTAGACCTTTCTCCCTTGTAAATCAATTAGGGTTTTCCTGTGGCCATAAATACCTAGATTAATTGTTAAATTCGTGACTTGGTTGTGGACATGAGTGCAATGCATTATCCCAGTTGGCAAGctatctctttccttttccttccctCCTCTCCCCAGTTCGGCTTTCATTGTGTTTGGGTAGGATAAAACTTATGACTAAATTAAAGAGTTATTAAAGAATcaggactaaattaaaagaagagggCTTGGTTTGGGTGAGATGAaatttgagacttaattgaagagTTATTATAAAATGGATTAAGGggggaaaataaatatatggcaTGTGTAATACATGTGTTACTATGTAAAAGTTGACATGACATGACTCATTGAATTTGGTGAGTCTAAAGGCAACCCAAACAATCAGTAAAAATATGCGCTagctttaaagaaaaattaagatgacATCTCcgtttaatattgagatgatgacATATTGAATAACCCCTtgattaacttgatttaataGTTAAATTCACGACTTAGATCATAGACACGACCATAATACACTAACCTTGTTTGCCAAATATCTCTTTCTTTCCCCTTTCTTTATTCTCTCTTGGGTTGGACCTTTATTGGTCTTAGGTGGAATAAAATTCAGGACTAGATAAAAGAGTTATTAGAGAATCAAGCACTAAATGGAAAGAAGAGGGCTTGAGCTTGACGGGATGAaactcaaaactcaattaaataattattatagaatcagggattaaattgaatgaaaaggaaaaacattatttgGCACTTATTGCTCATCGTAACCTCCACCAGCAAGCAACAGTGGAGTGAGTCATAACGTTTTGATCTAAGGGTAAGGACTCATCAAGAGACACATGTCTGCGTATGAGAGGAACTGCCTTATTGGAAAGGTGTTTGGGACTTCCTCTACACTTTGAAGATAGCCTTCTTAATGTCTCTGGAATCATCTCAGTAGAGGCTTTCTCCCATGGTGATGCGGGGAGTTTATGAAGCTTTAGTGTGGTTCCGGTGACCAATTTTTCTTctctatcttttctttcttttttcctctcttatCTTCAGatttttcacttgtttttttcctaCCTTTCAGGGACAAAAATGACTacattatttcataattttgaaTTGTAGTCCCtttttgttttaatcttttgaaaaacaaaaaaaaatctgaacaaTCTTTCATAAAATTGAGCATACAAATTTTTTGTCCATGTGAAAAACCCCATATCATGCTCAGTGGAACAAACTATTAATGTCAATCTCGAATGAAATAAATGCGGAAGGATTACATAAAAAGAAAGTAGATGGACGAAAAAAAGTAAATTGGTTGAGGAGTTGCAACAATTAAAACAATCAATTATCTAACTTCTTTACcttgttttataattaaaattatattaccgatattatattacaattataattgtaattgaaATATAACATTGGTGATGGAATATTGAAAGGATAAGGGATAGTGCTCCGATCAGAGATGGTTGTAATGTCAAAGGGGTGGGTTCAGGCAACAAAAGGAAGAGGTTGTTGGCTATGCCCATTTCATGGAAGAATTTGTACGTAATGCGAGTGATGTGATGTGACTTGTTTTGAAAGTGAACGCAGATGACGAGTCAGTTTGGTGGTTCAATTCCACCGACCGGCATGTTTCAGCTTTTTAGTTATTGGGTGGTTTTATTAATGTGAAATTTCACCCTCACCTTGAATGCGACAGATTTCCAAAACCTCAATTCTTCTCTTTTACCCTCAAAATGGGGAAGAATAATGACATGACGAGCAATGATGGAATGCTcacatacaacaaaaaaaaaaatcataaaatttattaggaGCATGCCTATACTAAATGCTGTTGCTCATCACCCTCAGAGTTTGAGTTGTAATCTTcttcatcatcgtcatcatcatcatcgtcagAATCCTGATGAGCAAAAACGAATTAAAATGTTCTTGTTAGCTCGCTCAGATATTATTAACTGAAGAGCTCTTGGTGTCGTATCTTCTATGGTCATTTATGTTTACAGGAATAAATTTGTTCGCTTCAAATTGCAAATAGAAGGTTTATTATCTTGCCGTTCAGATTTTATACAGAACTTTGTCCGTTGTTATAAAGGGTTCTCACCTGATATTGATACCGAATGCTCTTATGAATTGCTGCAAGTGTCCGAAAAACAACATACATTGGGAATAGAATTCCACAAGCTCTTAAGACAAGCATCTGCAAAATTCACCAGGAAGAGAATCAATTTGGAAAGGATACAGGTAGGTTGAACTGTGAAGTGTGAACAGCCACCATTAGGGAATCAGATGCTCACAGTAGCAAGTGCAAATGGGTAGTCCTCTGTTCCGCCGGTGATTGCAGCGAAAAGATGTCTCGAAAGCAAAAGGGCTGTAATCTgcagaaaaaatcatgaaggaaCAGTCCATCAATAAACTCGAGCTTTTATTGGATGGCCGTGGGGGTTTTGGCCCACATTTTTGCTACTAAACAACTGTTCTCCACCTTCAATTTGACTGATTCTAGGGCAGCTTGAATGAATCAGTAACTTAGCTAAGCGACCCCACCGAATTTTTAAATGTTACAAAAGATTCCGGTGAACCGAAGTTCCCCATTACACCAGGCCATAGCTAAACTAacatttcctcttttttcttttatcataatCTTCTTAAACTAAGCATTAATAAATGTACTTTCAAGCATCGTATAATGAACAAGAACCTACTGTTATAGCCAAATACCGGAAGCAAGAAGACCGAGAGTCAGCTGTTGTTCTTTCAGATGTGGCTTCTATTTCTTGGTTTTCCGGATCATGTTCTCTTCTTGGAATTTCCAAACTATCTCTGCCACAATCACTCATGATTGTACTACATTACTAGTTGACATATGCATGACAGCTCCAAAAACAACAGAAAGGCTAAAGACTTGAAAAGGACAAAAAGTAGTCGTAGTTCAAGGACCAAGTAGCAAACAGCTGTGACCAATTTGCTTGGTGTGTTTTATATCAGGAGGAA
Protein-coding sequences here:
- the LOC133691582 gene encoding uncharacterized protein LOC133691582, with product MRDAVLFVDDLRTSCAIPHCRICHEAEFESCKSLEAPCACSGTVKFAHRECIQRWCNEKGNTNCEICLQNYEPGYTAPSKTCELIEAMTIRDSLEIPRREHDPENQEIEATSERTTADSRSSCFRYLAITITALLLSRHLFAAITGGTEDYPFALATMLVLRACGILFPMYVVFRTLAAIHKSIRYQYQDSDDDDDDDDEEDYNSNSEGDEQQHLV